The DNA window GGCGAAACCGACCACATGAGCCGTCCCGAGCAGCTACGCGCCCTCGATCCGGACGCGGTCACCCTCACCGGCCTCGGGCACAACGCCCACGTCGAAGACCCGGCGATCGTCCGCACCCTGCTGGCGCGCTTCGGAGTCTGAGCACTACGCCGCTCTAAGCATCGGGCACGCGAAGCATCGAAAAGGCACGAGCGGTGACGGCGGCGGCCTGCCGCTGGAGGGTCGAGGACGCGGCGCCACGAAGGACGTGGTCGCGGCACGTGCGGATCACTTCCCGGTGCAGGGCAACCAGTTGCGCGGCCAGCAGGCGCGGGGTCGGGTCGCCCGGGTGCGGTATCGCCATGGCGTGTTCGAGCGCGTCTTGGTAGCGCTGGTAGAGCTGGGGTTCGTAGGCGCGAAGCGTGGCACTGGCGGCGATCGTGCCGAAGAAGCGCCGCACTCTCTCGTGTCCGCGGGGGTCGAGCAGGTGATCAAGTTCGCCGTCGTGCCATCGACGGAACGCCGCGATGAGCTCCGGCCCCGGCGGCAGGTCCCGCACGGCTTCGGCCAAGCGGGCGACGAGGTCGTCGGCGAGGTCGAAGAACAGCGCCTCCTTGCTCCGGAAGTAGTTGAACACGGTGCCGACGGCGACATCCGCGGCGTCCGCGATCTCGGCGATGGTCACCGCTTCGAAACCCCGCTCCCCGAACAGGCGCGCGGCCTCTTCGGCGATGGCCTTGCGGGTCTGGTTCTTCTTGCGCTCACGACGGCCCGGCTCCACCCCGGCAGCCTATCGCCCATCTGAACCATTGCAAATTTGTAGTCGTTCATGTTTATCCTCGGTCATGACCGAGGTGGTTTCCCTGCGCGTGTTCCGCACCGCGTCCGTCCGCGAAAACGGGCTGCCGATCACCGTCTGCCTGCTCGAACTCCGCGACGGGAGCCACGTCCTCGTCGACACCGGCTGTCCCGCGTCGATGATCGACGACCCCGCGGCCCCGTTCCTGGTGACCGAGGAATCGCACGTGCTCGGCAGGCTCCGCCAGGAAGGCCTGAGCGCGGCCGACAT is part of the Amycolatopsis sp. CA-230715 genome and encodes:
- a CDS encoding TetR/AcrR family transcriptional regulator, whose translation is MEPGRRERKKNQTRKAIAEEAARLFGERGFEAVTIAEIADAADVAVGTVFNYFRSKEALFFDLADDLVARLAEAVRDLPPGPELIAAFRRWHDGELDHLLDPRGHERVRRFFGTIAASATLRAYEPQLYQRYQDALEHAMAIPHPGDPTPRLLAAQLVALHREVIRTCRDHVLRGAASSTLQRQAAAVTARAFSMLRVPDA